Within Rhodopirellula halodulae, the genomic segment ACCGCCACTGCGATTGAACGCGAACTGCGTTCGGTCAATGACCAGATGTCGACTTACCTGAAGACGTCCGAGCTGAGTCGTTTCAATGCGTCGGAGTCGACCGATTGGTTTGAAGTAAGCGCCGACGTGGTCGATGTGGTGAAAGCTGCTCTTGAGTTGTCTGCCCAAACAGAGGGTGCGTTTGATGTCACCGTCGGTCCCTTGGTCGATCGATGGAGTTTCGGTGCTGGAGAGAGAAAACGTGATATTCCGTCGGAGGAGGAACTGGATCAACTCAAAGAACAAACTGGCTACAAGAACCTATCGGCCCGAATGGATCCGCCGGCGTTGAAGAAGGACATTGCAAAGCTGCGTGTGGATTTGTCGTCGATCGCGAAAGGGCACGGCGTGGATCGGATTGTGGCTCTGCTGGCGGATCGTGGTGCCAGCGATGTCTTCGTTGAGATTGGTGGCGAGGTTCGAGTGTCGGGCGACAAGTCGGGCGAGTCTTGGCGGGTTGGAATTCAGAAGCCGGATGCTGGTGGGCAAGAGCTGTTAGTAGCTCACGAAATTCGTGACGCAGCGATGGCGACTTCGGGTGACTATCGCAATTTCTTTGAGGTTGGCGACCAGCGTTTTTCCCACACGATCGATCCCCGAACGGGACGGCCCATCACGAATGGGTTGGCCTCGGTCAGCGTGATTGCAGACAATTGCATGTTGGCTGACGGATGGGCAACGGCATTGAGCGTGGTCGGGGCCGAGGAGGCGATGAAGCTGGCGCGTCAGAATGACTTGAGCGTTTTGGTGGTGCAGCGCGTCGGCGAAGCATTTGTCAGCAGCGGCACGGGCGATTTGTCGGAATATGCTGATGTCGACCAAGCCGACTTGGCTGGCGCGGAGGCCACAACATCATCCTCAGACAATCAGAACGACGCCAGTTTCGCGAAACGCATGACACCGATGCTGATTTTGACGGGGATTGTGTTTGGTGCTTTTCTGCTGGCGATGGCGGTTGGAGTGATCTTTGGTGGCAAAGCCATCAGTGGATCATGCGGTGGTCTGAATGCACAGGTGGGCGAGGACGGTGTGTCTCGTTGCACCATGTGCAGCACACCGTCGGAAGCTTGCCAAGAATTGCGTGAGAAGATGGCGGAGAAGTAGTTGCGGGCTTACTGCTCAAGCTTCTGTTGTTTTCTCGCCTACGCGTTTTGCATCTTCTGTCTGAAATCGGCGAGTTCGATCTTGGGTTGAAGGTTGCTCCGGTCGGTGCCGATGGCAACCGCGGCGATGTAGCCTTGGCGTGGTGTGACACTGCGAACTTGCCAGTGGCGGCCTTGCGCGAGCGAAGGATCCTTCAGTTTCAACGTGGGCGTGTTGGAATTCGCGTTTTCAAACGCAAACTGATCGAGCGGCGTTTGCAGTCCCGTTCCAATCGCTTTGATGAACGCCTCTTTGAGCGTCCAAATTTTCAAGAACAAGAACTGTTTCGCGTCGGACGTTTTGGTTCGTTCGAGTTGCTCGATCTCTTCCGGCGCGAAGTAGCGGTTGGCTAACCCGGGATCGGTCTTGCGCTGGATGCCTTCCACATCGACACCCAGCCAATGGTCCGCGCTCTCCGTACCCAGACCGCACAACACCAAGCCCTTTGTGTGAGCGATGTTGAACGGTCGACGCATTTCGGTGGGGTGTTCGACGATGGGTTTGCCATGATCCAGATGTCGAAACTGGATTTGGTGCGGCGCGGTTTGGTCACCAGCCAAAAGGTAGCGAGCCATGCCGCGGCCGATGACGTGTTGGTGTCGAGCCGAAGCGACTTTGAACTTGGCGGCCGATTGGTGTTCTTCTTGGGCCAGCCAACGCATGCAGAACGTTTCGATTTTCCCTGGGGTGTCTTCGGCCGCCGACGCGTACCAAAGTTGAATGTGGCAAAGTTCCGAGGTGGCGGGCATCGAAATCCTGAATATTCGTGATGGAATGCTGCTCGAAGTGGGACGTTATGATCGGCAAAACCGGGGGCATCCGTCAATCGTGCAAGCGCCCGCCGGATTCGTGTTCGGTTCAGCGTTTGCGTTGAGGTTTGATCGCGGGGCGGTTCGATGTCAACCATATGCTGTGCGCTCCCCTCACACGATCGATCGTCTTCGCCGAATCCGCATTGGAAGCCATTGCGTTTGATCGCGGAACGTTGTGGTTGGTGGCTGGTTTTTTGATGCTCGGCTGGGTCATGGCTCGGATGACCATCACCCGGCGTCGCAAGGGGATCCAGCAACGGAGCGAAAACCGCGAGGTGCATCGCCGTTTGGAAAACAAAAGCAACACTGCGTTGCCGTTGAGCGATGCTCCGGTCGAGACCCAACGTTGGCAAGTCGCAATGTTTGATTTACAGCGAGAGTTGACCGGCGAATTGGACACTCGCGTTGCGATCGTTCAAAACCTGTTGCGTCAGGTCGATCAACGAATCGCGGTGCTCCAAGAATTGGAAAAACGTCAGCGAGGTTGATCTGCACGTATCGACTCGCTCGCGGACGTGGAGTGCTGGCATCGAGCACTGACCCCGCTGGATGAGGGTACAATGGAGGACTGTTCTGCCAGTCTTTTCATTCAGGGGCACGATTCATGTGCGGCAACCTAGAAGCGAGTTGCAATCGCTTCCTCTTCCTTGCGTTCACGTTCGCTGCGTTTGCCTGTACGGGTGGCGTTTCTCACGCGGAAGACTTGGTGAAGTCCACCGAGGGAATGGTTCAGTACAAGCTTTCGAAAGTTCGTATTGAAAATTCGGTGCTGGGTGAGGTCATGGCGATCGACTACAAACGCACGCGAGAGGGCACGGGAAACGTGTCGTTGTCCATCCGCAGCGACAACGGTCCCGTCCGAGTCATGGGGTTGGGACCGCGGATTGAATCTTCCGGCACGATCCGGTTGCGAGACATGTTGGCTCGCATACGATCCACGCTGGCGGACGGGCAGCCAGACGGATTGGAGTTTTGCATCACGGCAACCGTGTCGACTCTGCCCGGCAATCCGAAGTTTCTGGTTTCCAATATCGTTCGACACGGCAAGCTCGGCAGCAAGTGGAAGCCTCGCGATTTGAACGATCGCGAAAAAGAATTTTTGGAACAGGAACGGTTGCGGACCAATCCGCCAGAGTCCGTTCCCGATGGATACGAGCGTTCCACCAGCGACACAAAGCTGGTGCCTGGCATGCCGGTGATGTACGGCAGCATGGGAGAGTGGTTGCCGGCAGTCGTGGCT encodes:
- a CDS encoding FAD:protein FMN transferase, encoding MRYLHHVAIATVFGLVASLAGAEFASAADLLTFRGATMGTTYMVKVHGAPEREDWEAETATAIERELRSVNDQMSTYLKTSELSRFNASESTDWFEVSADVVDVVKAALELSAQTEGAFDVTVGPLVDRWSFGAGERKRDIPSEEELDQLKEQTGYKNLSARMDPPALKKDIAKLRVDLSSIAKGHGVDRIVALLADRGASDVFVEIGGEVRVSGDKSGESWRVGIQKPDAGGQELLVAHEIRDAAMATSGDYRNFFEVGDQRFSHTIDPRTGRPITNGLASVSVIADNCMLADGWATALSVVGAEEAMKLARQNDLSVLVVQRVGEAFVSSGTGDLSEYADVDQADLAGAEATTSSSDNQNDASFAKRMTPMLILTGIVFGAFLLAMAVGVIFGGKAISGSCGGLNAQVGEDGVSRCTMCSTPSEACQELREKMAEK
- a CDS encoding 4'-phosphopantetheinyl transferase family protein, yielding MPATSELCHIQLWYASAAEDTPGKIETFCMRWLAQEEHQSAAKFKVASARHQHVIGRGMARYLLAGDQTAPHQIQFRHLDHGKPIVEHPTEMRRPFNIAHTKGLVLCGLGTESADHWLGVDVEGIQRKTDPGLANRYFAPEEIEQLERTKTSDAKQFLFLKIWTLKEAFIKAIGTGLQTPLDQFAFENANSNTPTLKLKDPSLAQGRHWQVRSVTPRQGYIAAVAIGTDRSNLQPKIELADFRQKMQNA